From the Scomber scombrus chromosome 22, fScoSco1.1, whole genome shotgun sequence genome, the window GGTCCCACTTTGTCATACCATCATAAATAGTTCTTTATTGGTGCATATTCTTAAAAAGATACTGTTGAATTTGAAACTGTAATCAAATCATGTAAACTACAATGTAGGAGGGTTTGTGAGGGTGTACAGTAGGTCTCTTAAAGTTAAGTGACTGAgatgcaagaaaaagaaaataccaaCAAGTTGACATTTATTACTAATGCCACAACTACACTTACTAAACACTACAATATATTAACAAGACACATGAGGGAAAAGGGAAACTGCTACACAAGGCTATGGCTAGTGAATGATTGAAATGAATGATGCAGAATTattcattgtgttgttgttatgaGTACCTGGTCAACAGATGAAATGACTGTTGCCTGGGAAGCAGCAAGTCAAATCAGCGGTACAACAGTGTAGTTCTGAATTGCCAGTTGTTACCAATTCTGAAAACAAAGAGGTTTACACAAGTCAAGGAGGTTTTGTAGAAATACTTCGTTGCTCCCAGGGGTGGCTTCTGGTGGAGAATGGAGTTGGATGTGCTTGGGTGAGAGGTTGCAGTCTTGATCTTGAAATGATGAATAAGACACTGATCCGGATCTGGACATTTCTCTATGGAGAAAGCTACTGGTTTAGCTGTCCTAGTTTTGATTGTTAACTCATGACTCTAGATTTTCAGGTTTCACATCCTATTGTTTTGAATCACATCTTCAGACTAGCAAAAAGCAAATTTTCAAAGGgcaggaagacaaaaaaaaattaagaagaAGGCAAAAAGCAAAATGCCTGGTTTCTCAGATAAGAATTTTGGTCTGCCGACACAGAAAATGCACCTGGCCAATCACAGGGATTGTGGAGTTCTGGGCACCAGAGTCCATCGCCTCCTGTCCATGGAGAGGTGGGTTCAACTCCTGCTATTACTTTTAATCAAGATTGTTAGTTTTGTAACAGATGCCAGATTTCTAACTTTGCATTTTTGATGGCTTTGTCATTTTGAGAATGAAACAAGCAGAGTTCTACCAAATATGACACTGGTGTTATCAAAGATAATCGAATAATGTTAGTGCCGCATTTCTTAGCAATAGAATAAGAtgctaatgaaaataaacacatatcgttaatatacacacatatactaaTACACTGTATTAATGGTCCTTAGACAAAATGTTCATGGGTTGTCAGCCCTTTGTCCTATTTGGTCTCAGAGTTCACAGTAGGATTCAAGTTGATGCCAGCAAGTCTCTATGGGTGAGTGGCTTTTTGAGGCCTTAAAGGGTCAGAGTTGGTTTGGGTCAGTGTTCTGGTTCTGTGGCCTTGTAGGAGAAAACTGGTCTTCTTATctgattgtttgtgtttgcgtgATATTGTAAATCTCACCGATGTGTTGTTGCCTAACATTCCTAGGGCGTTGAAGAAATAGCTGGTCTGGTTGGTGTTACCATCTGTATTTGAAGCAATGAGGGAACTTTACCCCctcaataaatcattattttctacATAATACAAGGAGACAGTGACCAGTAACTAACCCTTCTCCCCTGCGAACTCCCAAATCCACAAGCTTTTCTTAGATGTAATCGTATATCCTTTGGCAGTTTGAAGCCCAATACCTTTTAAAACTCAATTGCACTGAGGAGAGCCAAGCCCTCTTCAATCACTGAATGTTCTCATAAAGCCTCCATAATggttcatgtttgtttgttgtttctctgtccttttatgataaaaaaaccTCAACATTCACACTTGAGTTGCAACAATCACACCAGCACTGAATGCAGCTTAATAAAGACTGCcaagaagaaaaatgtcttttactgTTGGTTGGAAATCACCACCAACATCTAATCAGCTGATCTTCAGGCCAAAGTTGATCTATCCACCAAATTCCAGCCAAATCACTTCATACATTTTTGAGATATCTTGAGAAGTTACATAAATatgggtgaaaaaaaaccctcctttGAACTTTTTTGGCCTTGTATCAGCTTCTATCACTGTTATTTAAACTGAAAGGGTGAGCTACCGTCACAAATACAATTACAAGAATGAGCTTGATTGACAGTTGCCAAATCTTTTCGACTCCTCTTAGTCTTGTTGTCATCCTGCCATCTGTAAACACTTGTGACCTGTGACCTTTAGGCTTTCAGCAGGCTCCAGTACTGTATGAATACCCCCAAATAGCCTTTAGTGCCTTAGTTCAAAATCTCACGCACTGTTCAGCACGAACGCCCCAGTCCAGGATACAGAATCCCCTTCCCTCACACTCTTATGTCCACGTCTGTCAAGTCAGTGTTGTCCAGTACTGAGAGAATCCTAATTCCCGATGTAATCCACCGTCTTTTCTCACTTCTTTCTTGCTAGCATACAGCAGGGATATAAGTTAAGACCCTAACACCCAGGTCAAGCAGTTATGCTACCTGCAGACATAGTTCTAACAGGTtggaagaaaatacaaaagcatTTAATTGCTAGTCGCATTGCTAGAAGGACATAGAAAGGATGCCACAAAATCCAAGAATATGTTAAGAGTATTTGTTATATTCATCAGTTCATGGAAATATTTAGAGACCAAAGCTGATCCAAGATGTTTATTTGAGTTGTTACCCCATTAATGTTCATATTATAACTGAGGGTATTAGGAGTGGTTCTCACTGGTTACAAGGGATATTCCTCTCACAACGCCTCTCCCTGCAAAGTACGTAATCATCCTGGCTGCTCTTACAATCACCTTTGCCAAGTTCCCCTACTAATACTGTCTGGAGCTGTACGTTGGTATGACATCACAGATTAGACAAGGCGAGGTGTGCACTTTTAGCTCTGGCTGTAAGAGGAGGAGCAAAATAGCTCATTAGAAGCAGCACAGAAGAAAAGCATGCTTGCAAAGActaacagaaaaatgtaatggaATCCTAATTTTGCCAAATGTTTGGAGGCTCAAGCAATCAACAAACTGATATTTACCTAATAATAATCTTTACTGTAATGTTTGGCAGGGTAGAGTGTTTGGGCAGCAAACCTCAGAAAGTGTTTATGATTGATTATGAATACTTTACATTTATGTGtaataacagaaataaatgtaagtaaCAGATGAACTCAACAGATGTATATTGCTGCTTACTTCCACCTTCTGTGCACCAATATGCTTGAGGCTTAGGATGAATGGTAAGAAGCAGTCTTTCATTCGCTGAAAAATGAACTTTACAATCAAGTGAGAATATGAGCACACATTCAGTCAGCACATTGGAGGCGTTGCTGATCTGCTCTCCTCTGCAGCCTGACAAATGGTAAGCTCCTCTTAGAATAGGAGATTACAGCCTCAAATCCCAGCTCTGCATGTATGTACATCTCCTTAAGTCAGCTTTACCCCTCTATAAAACCCCTGGGTCATTAGAGGCAGCACATTTTACTGCTCCTTCCTAACATTTCCCTCATCTGCTTCATATTAataacaaatcaaacactgctgTAGGTGCTGCTTCAAAAGGGGTGCATGTCTGATCACAACTCCTGGTGGGAGAACACAGTATAGAAATGATCTCTTGCCTAGGGACAATGGGGTTActgggagacagagaggggtgATGGATAATCATGGTCTAATTGATGTTGTCACATTTTGTGACAAGCTTTGGTGAGAGATAATCAGCAGTGCATGACCTCATGACTTGACCTGAGGCTGCAAGATAGAAAAGAAACCCTGTAGATCTGTCCTACACATGACTTGGGTTGTCGTACTAGAAATGTATACaatgttttctgctgcttttttaagtATATTCTGTCATCAGTCGGTGTACAAATCCACCTTTTGAGTTCTTGGTCATTAGCATGAACAAGTGTAGCCAGTGTAGTCATTTTTTCCCCTATATACTTAAGACTTCTTGAACTGTGGAACTCCCATTCTCCTTTTGCATCTTGCCTTTATACCCAGAAAAAAGTTGCCTTTTCCTGTACGTTGAGAGAAATTTCTTATTCACTGCATTTAGGGATTTATAAGAAATATTTACGTAAAAAGTTCAGGCATTCTCAAGTTTTGTGCCAGTGCGCTAGTTTGCCCACCATGTAGAGAGAAGTCCTACCACAAGTATGTCAATATTGGATTCTGCAAAACCTTGGATTACACAaccttggatttttttttacatcctttGCCAAAATTTCAAAatgatttctttcatttctacACTTGGCAATGCAGTATGGGCATGGAAGAATGTGGTTATAGCTTATAGTTGTTGTTAGAGTTAAGCAACAAGCCAAGACACTTGGATAGGATCAGAGAAAGATTGTGGTTAGGGTTAATTAAAAATTTACGTTGGaattgtatgtaaatgtatgtagttTACTAGGGATACTGGAATAATAGGAACCGGCATTCTGCAGTACAGAATAACCAACAGAATTAGTGCATGCAAGAGATCTTCCACAATAATACCgactgaagaaaatgaaaaaaaaacccagaattGATTCTATGTGGCAAGCTTCTCACTGTTCAGATCCCAATGCAACcaaaagaagacaaacacattCTTATTCAGTGCTCCCAGCATGTTTTTAATCTGGTAAATATGGATAACCAGTGCTTCAGAATGACTGAAACCAGTGCTTGAGTTAAGTTCAAGTCCGACTGTAGAAAACATGCCTGTTTCCTTTGAGTTCACAAAGTTCAGTGTCATAATACCAAAGGCCCAGACCAGACATTTAAAGAACTTAATAAAAGTTGCATAAGAGTTTGCATCAGAATCTTTATATAGACTGTGCAGTATCTGAACGTGACAGTTTAGACATTTACAGTCTGAGAGATGCAACTGTCCTCCAAAATACAGATACTTGTGTGGATGAGTAGGTAATCTAAGGTTTGTGACCGAATCCAGGACCATCTACAGTATAAACCTTAAAGCAAGGCACTTAAAGGGAAAATCCACCTTTATATGTCCACAGAGGGCTTCCTTTATGCTGAATGAGTGtgtatggtaaatatgaagctgccaCCAgcaggggaaacagctagcctagctctgtCCAATGGTTACAGAATCTGCCTATCAACACCCGTAaagctcacaaattaacatgttataacaATTTAACATGTACAAAAAGCATGTTGTAAAATTGACTGGTTTTGCTAGACTATTTCTTGGAATTTCCTGGAGTCTTGTCATTACTGTAAGGCATTGTAAACTGCGGAGGCTCCAAAACATAGTCTCACACATAACCTGCTTGTTGTTTTACTACCTGGTCTATTTTCTGCTACCATGGGTGTTTAACTTACTAACTCTGCCTGGAGTGTGACAGATTTCTCCAAATACCATTGCTGACCACTGATGCCCAGTAGCAGCTTTAGCAAtaagcattcattcatttgtctgACACCACATTCTGACATTAGCTTACTGCAACACTTTCTGCTGTCAAATTTCACAGGAGTTCCTGGAAACATCTGGACATGATGTCATGTTTGAGCAATGATCCATACCAAGAATGATTCCCAACAACCAAGTGGACACGATATCTGAAAAGGTAGATCACTGGAAgccatttctttttcatttgttttttttatgtgttcaaggtggatttttcctttaaaacccAAATATTCATTGACAAAGATCAAATGCATGCCACACAAATCCTCTCTTCCTGATTTGTATTTTTCAAACCATCTTAggtaccttttttttaaaaaatctgacagCAGTCCTCTGACCTTTTCAGACAAACTGGGAATGCTTATATCCATTTTTGAAAAAAGCTTTATTCCTGAAAATCAGTCCATTTTGTAACAACACAGTGTAATCTGTTCTTGAAAGTGTTAATTATTGCTTTGAGTGATACCAAAGATGTCTTATACCTCATGGTAACTGAGAACATGTGTTGGTGTGAAGCTAGCATCTGTTATGCATCACTGTTAACCTGGAAGCTTCTCCTTGATGTCCTTTGAATACTCTTAATACACACATCTTTATCCATGGATATAACCTCTGGGGAATTTGATGATGACTAATTCATATCTTTGTCAATCTGGTTGCTTCTGGTCTGTCTCCATCTCACTGTGCATGGGGATTTGCTTAATtagatttttctgtttctgtttctgttctgttaGTCCTGTGATGTGTCTCTCTACATTTATGTCATCCTGTAGCTGATCTTCTGTTCTCTGTCCTCACTAATGCAATCTCCAATGGTTGAACCATTTTCATCACAGATATAAGGCCTTTGTAAGACGGTTGCAGGTTGTTGTTGGCATGAAATCCAATTTGTTTTAACAGGTAAATACAGTACTTTGCaggatgtgttttatattttgcatgttttttcccATGTTGTAGACCTGCTTGGGACCTCTTTTTGTGTATTACTGAAACAGttagataattaaaaaaacactagtTTGCTCTTAAATATAACCTTGACTTCAGGCTCCAAACTCTAAAAACTGTAACAGATATCAGATGATAAGAGAAGAGTGCCACATTGATAATCATCACAGAAGTTCGACTTTGAGTTCATCCCGCATTAGAGCTGCATACAGTGGGAGCAATTATAAAAGTCCCTCTTGATACTTCCTGTGTGGTTCTGCATTAGTCCTGCcgaaaattgatttttttacaTCTAGTTAGAACAACATTTTCTGTATCGAGCAAGCCATTTGTTAATACGGCTGAATAATGTGATCCAACTGTGAGTCTAAGCCTATGTATCtccactacacacacaaacacctgcacataattctgtcacttttttctAAGCTTTCTTCTTTTAACCACTGACCTCCATTTGATAAATGATTAGCTCCATTTGAGACCTTTGCTGTCTCTCTGTGCTGTAACCGGGGGAGATAACTGAAGTGTAAAACATCTGATCAGATAGCAGAATGAATGACTATTGATCAGACCCCTGATTAACCACCACTGTAACATGTATGCTTTCTCTCTGTGACTGAACTGTGGACAACCTGGACTTTCCTGAACAAAAAACTGGGAAACACCACGGTACAAAATGTTAGGGAACCCCAGAACTAACTCAATGTGCCTGGATACATTTGAAGTATAGAACTGGCATCAATTagttaatttattcattatttatatggttgttattattaaaaaaacaaatcccatgaaaataccaaaaccaaCCATATATTAGTCCTTCTAAATACTTTCCATTGTccccagtctgtctgtctgatgcTCTCAACTTCACATTCAGTCCTACTAAAGACatcaatctttaaaaatgggtcacacacgttactttcatttttaaaagggttaaattatttcctaaaacagctgggcactgtaggtttttttgttagggttagggtttcagctgcagattaataTACATTTGTGTATTTCCGGCAGGAGATCTGAGCCATGTGGGACTGACTCAAAATTAACTACAGTGCCCACGCACATGGCAATGAGGGAACATGTCACCCAATAATgtgactcattgatgtgttttttatagtaattatagctaaaaaaaagagaggctttggatacacacataatacctGTTAGTAAGattcaattcattgttggttttggtcttttcatttcAACGGATTCTGCTGCTTATATAAGAATACGTTTGTAAAGGGTTGAATGTtggttgtgaaaaaaaaaacatggtcaTGAGGCCAGGAGCAAAGCTTTTTCTCCAGGTGGCTTTTTGGGGATCCAAATTTTACACACAAATTCTGCAACAAGGTAGTGACCACCAATGCACAGCTGGACAAAATGTAAGACAAGCTGCATTAAAAGAAGTTGGTGTGAACACTGATTTTCATGTTGAGTCAACTTCTCTGAATGGGACGGTCAATTATATATTTTGATCAAATGCTCACCAAAGTAACTTAATCTTGTTGGCAAATTCTTTTATCCAGATGTATTGGTTAATAAAATGCTTCcaactttaaaaacttttctttttttttattaaaaggaagaaacaaaaatagCTCATGATATCAGTTGAGAGGAAAACCCGTGGTGAACAGGGACAGTgagaacagtttttttttttctgtaacacTTCCTGCACTGCCAGCAGATTccacatttctgttttcatttggtCAAAAGTGTCAGAGGAATGAATGGACTTCTGGTGTATTACAACATGACAGTACAGTGTGGTCAAGTGTGAATGCAGTGTAAATGTATATGTTtggtcaaatgtcaaatttgtgTTTTGGTCATAGGATGCCTTCTGATATTATTTATGCTATTATTGGCCCCCTATTAGTCCACAGGACAGCGCAGTTCCCTGCAGCTCTGTGATTCTTAGGTTCAACCCCGAAACATTTGCGGCAACTTCTGTCTATGAATTACCATGTCCCATCTCTCCTCTGCAGCCACACTGGTCAAGGCACATGTAAAGTCTTACTGTGAAGCACCTTTGCAGCCCAGCTCTGTATTATAGTCTCAAAATGAGTTCATAGCTTGTTTCATTCCTTTTTTATagacattttttccttttgaagaCTTCTttcaataaataacacaaatatattcatacgtcatatatagatagataaacATGTATAAACTACATGCATttcatataatttaaataatttatatgtACAGTTCCCCCttcacacacacccctccctccctccctccccacccTGACTCAAATGAGTTCTTCCAAAGCTTGTTGATTTGCAGCACAACAATGTGAAATATCATTTAAACGGACCCAAGTTTTCTTCAGTAGAAGTATCATTTTATAGCAAAATATTGCTCCTCACCACCATAATCCTGTGGTGGGCGAGCACTGTGAATGGGAAATAAAATCCTATACAGGAAGTAGAATTCCAATCAGGTAGTAGAAGTCCCCAACAGGGCTTGTATTATAGTGTTTACGTCCTATGACGTTTCCTCGACAACGCGCAGACGCAGGAAGTGTCTATGCGTATCCACCTCCAGGCCACTATATTGCGAATCTGCGTCAGCGCTCGAACGTACGTCTGCGTCGTCTTACACTGCGAGTTCCAGTTCTTGTCGTCGATGCCCCTGCAGCCACCCTTGAAGGGCTTGGGGGACCGACAGCGTGTCTCATAAAAGTACTGTTTGATGTCCTGTGTGGCACTGGTTCTAATTTTGGCCAGAACAGTGACGGCGTTCCCCCTGGTGTCCACCGCTTGGGTTTTCTCCGTCACCCAATGGCTCTCGCTGTCACACACAGAATATTCCCCACGATAACTCTTGTGCTCAGCGTAGCGCTTCTTTCTCGTCTTGTTTCCCGCCGCACTACCGTCCGGTCCGCCGCTCACAAAATCATCTGCGAGGTAAAGCGGGGGCGGCTGCAGTGGTGGCCGGTCACTCAGCAGCACTCGATGTGAGTTATACCGCTTGTGCTGCCTGAGTAGGTCCGAGTTCAACAGCATCACCTGCTGATCAACCACACCGTCACTGCTTTCACCGCTGCGACTGTCCGGCCCCCACTGCTCCACGTCGCCCTGCTCCTCTAAAGGAAAGTTTGcactgaggagaggaggcaGCGTGTCCTGGGGCTCAGTGTCCCTGCTTTTCCCCTGTTGGCTCTGGTTCCCTCTGGTCTTTCCCCTCGTCAGGTCTGCCTGAAGCAGCTGGATGATAAGAGAGTTTAAGGGGTCTGGACTTGGCTGCTGCTGCCCCTGGCGACTGCTGTCCATGTTGGTTGCCTGGATACCATAGAGGTACACGAGGACCATCACATACAGCAGGATGGACATCACTAGATTCACCTGTAAGAtctgaaaagacagaaagagagacacttTGAAGGGATCTGTTATCCTTCTGGATTTTTATCAAATAACACATGAGACCTTGCTGATCCTCAACTGACTGAAGTTGTCAAGAGCCTTTGTTGCTTTGAGGTAAACCTATGGCTTGAACTTTGTCACTACAAAAGCGATAATAGCAGTAGTATGTCTTGGTATGAACACACGTCATGGAAAATAAGTGGCTGCTATATGTACAACATAATTGTGCTCTGAGTCATACATGAAATGCTTGGCACGAGCATTTGTTGCCTGAAGGTGTCTCTGCTTACAAGGTCTACACAAAACTCACTGAGCTTCAAAATTACATTTGCTGGTAATTTGATAATTGTATAGTAATAGGAAGGTTTAGCTTGTTTGGTAAAGAGGCGGTTTGGTTATGGGAAGATTGCAAGGATGACTCTCAGAGTTAATAATAAGCTTCATATTGAAGTGCAGAgaaacacgtttttttttatattcaatgtCAGTAAAGGCTTTCAATTAGGCAATTAGACAGAGCTCATGAAACTACTAGTTTCAGCATTTTAGGCAGTTAGGCGAATCATTCAATCACACCACCACTGCAACTgtgctgacagacagactctACCTGAAGCACAgcatcaattttttttttaataaagtatgACATCTTTTGGCTCATGTTGTGCTCTGAGCTGAGGAACGCTTAAGTTTTCTCAGGCACAATCACTCATCTGTTTAAACCCTTTCTGGCAATCATTGTGACCAGTTCCAAAACCCAGAAGTGATGAGTAGTAGATCTTCAGTTCACATACTGTAGTATAACATCATGTCAGGGAGTATCTTTCtagagctgctgttgttttatctCCACATGCTTCTTCCCAGTCAGCACGGG encodes:
- the ntf3 gene encoding neurotrophin-3 — encoded protein: MVTCSSILQVNLVMSILLYVMVLVYLYGIQATNMDSSRQGQQQPSPDPLNSLIIQLLQADLTRGKTRGNQSQQGKSRDTEPQDTLPPLLSANFPLEEQGDQVMLLNSDLLRQHKRYNSHRVLLSDRPPLQPPPLYLADDFVSGGPDGSAAGNKTRKKRYAEHKSYRGEYSVCDSESHWVTEKTQAVDTRGNAVTVLAKIRTSATQDIKQYFYETRCRSPKPFKGGCRGIDDKNWNSQCKTTQTYVRALTQIRNIVAWRWIRIDTSCVCALSRKRHRT